The genomic stretch TGCTCAGCACTCCTAACTAAGCGCTTTTCGACTCCTGGCTCATCTCTTCtgtttgtgttgtgtttttaCTGTTGTTGCTTCTTTGGGAATTTGTGCTgtgcagggagaaggaaaaagctATCTAAAATGCcaaggaaatatttcaagaaaatgcAGACATTTTTAGGTGCTGAATACATACggagtaataaaatataaaataaataacatggaataaatataaaggtatttcctgttttttgtttgttttttgtttgtttttacctaaaGGATTCCTGATTCTTTTAGGAACAATGGAAAAGGAGTACGTTATTCACAGCGATGGCACACAAgtggaaaatatgtaaaatgcacCCCAGATGCACCACTGCGCAAAGTGGGAAAAGCAGCTCATTTTTTCTCTAACGTGTGATTCTCTGATCAACAAAGCTTGGCTGAGTGGCTCCGTGTGCGGTCACCCCTGCAGGTGCGGCGATGGGTCAGGGGCGAGCGGGAGTGGGGGTGCGGGCCGAGCTGGAAGTGGGGGGCGGCCTGGTGCGGGGGGCCACTCCGGCCAGTGGGGACCCGGGGTGGTGAGAACCTGTGGAAATGCCCTTCTGCCTGCTTTAATTTTCTCAGGAAAAGGGTAAGCAAGGTCGCCAACAAAAAGCAACATCTCGACACAAAAATACCCCGTCGCTTGCACATGTGCATAGACGTTCTAGGAGCTTCTACATCACCTTGGAGGAACAGGAAGGTCGCGGGTCAGCGTCAGAAACCCAACCCAGTGGAGCGAGCCCGACCGACGGCCCGATCCCGGGCAGCAGCGAGGCCGCCGAGATGCCGAGGAGGGACTGATGTCCTGGGACACGTGCCCTGGGTGACGGGCACACGCGACGCACGGTGCCCCCTGGGCCTCCGCTACCCCAGCTCTGACGGTGCTCATCCCCTGGGTCCCACCGCCAAGGTCCCCGCCTTGCGGCAGAGCGCGCAACCCTGGCGTGAGCTATACAAGGTGTGCAAGGGTGGTCTGCACCCTGGAATCCTTACCTCCCCCCCCtccggcaaaaaaaaaaaaaaaaacttgccaaaTAATCAGCGGTTCCTCTTCATATAGTAATCAgaggaaatacttttaaaagtatttaaatttcaataaaaattattcaaaaatcatTCACCCTGGCCTCTGCCTTGGTGGTGTCCACCTCTACACGCACGCACCGCTGCGCACACACATCCATgcggggcaccgggtggctcagcgcttgagcggctgccttcgctgcaggccgtgatcctggggtcctgggatcgagtcctgctctgggctccctgcaaggagcctggttctccctctgcctgtgtctctgcctctctctctctctctctctgggtctctcatgaataaataaataaaatcctttttaaaaatccgtACGATTTCAACACACATGCAAGCAAATCTACCCAGTTCCCTTTGCCGTGCTGCACTGACTTCACACTCAATTTTTTATGGAGAGAAATTTCTGATCCTCATAAAAGTACGagtatggttttgttttctcccttatttattttccctgtttcttGCAAAtagcacagagaggcagagcaaggTATTTCTTTCCAAGGCCCTTCGCACACGCATTAGTCACACGTATCTTTAGAAATCAACCTACAGTCATTTTCTTGTCAGCCTATAGTTAAGACTCACTCAGCATCTCCCACATTTTGTCAGATGTGGCCTCCCTAGCTCCCATATTATGGAGTAGCTCACGCAGCAGTCTGCAGGAACTATACcaacaatttctatttttagcaTCTTCAAATAGAGCAAGACTGTGTCTAAGTGCTACCAAGGGTCTCCAAATATAATTACATACCGTAATTGATACTGTGAACCATATACAGTTTCACTGAACAATCTAATGCAGTCCTTGAATGTCTGCCTCAACAAAACAATTTATTGGGCCATTGTgagagaaaatacagaagcaaTAGTTAATTCACCAAAACCAGTACTTATAATCCATTTACCAAAAAATCGGTGATTTATATCACAGAGTGATgggctttttaaaagtcattttatttttcagtgttatattttattaacttctcCCATTTCGGTCCCTGGCATATTTACATAAATCAATCGCAAAATATCTGgtcttcttaatttcatttatggACCATCAAGCTTAcctttcaaagataaaaattactGAGGACTTTTCTGTGAGGCTTCAGAAAATAGGATTTGAAAATAGATAATTAGGTAACTAGCTAAATCACAGttatgatttcaatttttcttgAGCCATTAATGAGACTGGCAGTAATTGCCTTCCTGGCTTTTTCCACATGATTAGAAACTTTTCCAGGCTAACATCAAATTTACTCAGCCACATTTGGGTCCAATAAAGACAGAACTGTAGCATTTTTAGGGTCAGAAtcaatgaacacatgaaaacaaAGCCGAGTCAAAGGCTTGTCCCAGTGGTTTCAATCTGCCAATCTTTTAGGGATGACATATTTTAGAACACCAAACACACATTTGTGCCAGCAGAGATTTTTAATTAGCTTTCCGACCTAACAGCAATAATGGAGGGAGCAGAACTTGGGTCACCACTTAGTGTGTTTTGGATCCTTTGAAAACTGACTTTTGTTCCCTTTTGAGCCTGGCGCTGACTGCCCTGCATCCCTCCGTAGGAGTTTTGCAGAGCGACAAATCAGCCATGGCACAAATGGTTTCTAATTAACGGTGACAGGATATTGACTGGGGTAACAATTGCTtgataaaaaccaaagaaaagtttTAAGGTCGTGTATTTTCCATTACATTCAGAAGTGATTACCCTCTCAAAGATTTTAGGTTGATCATTATCTTTCCACCACAGATATTGGAAAAtccccttttgaaaaaaaaattttactgttGTAGCTCAGGTTGgaggaaatggatgaaagaccacTAATCAATGATCATTCTTACCATGAATCAGCTCTTCTACTTGTAGCTGAATCTTACAAAATGCAAGACATGGGGATAACCAGCAACTAGACAGCGCTGACTTCTGGGGTTTTTCCTAAAGGGAGTATTGTACTCTGAATTCTTCTGCACACACAAGAGTTTTCCCTACTCTTTCtgacactattcttttttttttttttaagattttatttatttattcatgagagacacagagagaggcagagacatgggcagagggagaagtaggctccttgcagggagcccgacgtgggactcgatctcagaaccccggatcacaccctgggccgaaggcaggcgctcaaccactgagccacccagatgtccctgacactattctttatatacaatataatgcTGCTGTTTCAAATAAAGCTGAACTGTTTTCCTGCTCCCCTAAATAACTAGATTGCCCTGGGTTCCTCAGAGTCAGCTGCCTTAAAATGATGAGAGCTCAAGTCACTTCACAAATCCCAAAGCACCCCATGGGTGATGACCAAAGCATTCAACATGGGGTTGTTATAGGTACTCCCCCAGGGGACATCTGCTCTCTTATAAGGGTATGGGCAGACAGCTGTTTGTCAGCCTACTATAAACCCTAAGTAGATCCGATTGTATTGACATTATGTACTGGAGATGAAGTTCCAAGCAAAGTTAGTCATTAAAAAGTATTCACTGTCAAAAGAACACATTTGAAAATTACTTGTATACAAgataaaatgtttccattttaacCAGGCACATTTGAGCTGTTCAGCATCTAGTGGAAACTCAGTAATTGTCACAGAGTATACAGTCAATTTCTTCCACTAATTAATAAAGTTAGAGTCTCAAAAGCAGAAAGAGCCTTATATGTATTCAATTAGTTCAGGTATCCCTATAGTTGAATCCCTTCCAATGTAGCTCTGCTAAGTCACAACCAAGTCTCCGGACAACTTCATGGATGGAGGGTGTTCTAGGAATAAGGAATAGCAAAGGAAGAGACCCTAACGTAGGAGCACGTGTGGCAGGCACACTTGAGGAATACCAAGCAGCCAGTGTTACTGGAGTGGAGAGTGTAAGACAGGGAAAGAATAGATGAGCAAGGGGTGAGCAGGCTGCTAGGTAAGCAGTAGTGCAATTATTCTGGAGGAAATGGACGGAGAGGGTTTGGGGCAGGTAAGTAGCATGAACTGACACGTTTCCACGGGGTCCCTCTGGCTGTTGTGCTGAATGCATTCTGAAGAGGAGACGAGGCCAGATGCAGAAAAGCCAGTTTGAATAACACAGGCAACGTCTGCTGGAGGACGTGACCAGGGCCTTAGCAGAGCAGATGATGAGAAGTACTTCCATTGGGAAGAGATTTTTAAGGTAGTCAACAGAACTTCCAGATGGATAGAACGTGGTCTCTGAATGACACACAAGAGTAGAGGATGAGCCCAAAGGTTTTATTTCAAATAGTTGGAAAGGTGGGATCGCCATTTACTGACCTGaggaagactgaagaaagagaagtcttCATGGTATGGGAACTCCATTTTTGGACAAACTTTCAGGTGCTTATCTAGAAGGAGATTCCAAAAGAGAAGTGAGGTATGCAATCTGGCACTCCGGAGAGAGGCGAGGTTGGAGATTTAAATTTAGGGTCATCTGCACCTGGATGGTATGAAGAAATCACACTAACCCCTGAGTGCTCCACCATCTAGGAGGGAGGGAAGTGAGGAGAAACCTCATTGGAGCCTGAGGAAGAAAGGCCCAGAAGCCAGGAGGTAAAGCAGTTTGTGAAGCCAGATGAAAACCGTGTTTCAAGGAGTAAAGAATGATCAGCTGTGCCAAATGCTGCCCAAGCTCAGGAGCCTGAGGATTGGCATGGGATGTAACAATGTGGAGGTCACGGGGCCTTGACAAGAGCAACGGTGGCAACCTTAGTGGATCTGGAAGGAAGAAACGGAGAGGCAGGTGAATACAGGTGGCTCTATGTTGGCTTGGCCATGAAGGAAATCTATCTCACTTGGAATGACAACCTGGCAGCTACGTATTATCACACCCGGGAGGCTCTGAGGAGCTGGTGAGCATCCGAAGGCAACAGGAGCAAACCTTCCACCTTTACATGTCGGGCTTCAGTGGCCATTAAGTAAAACCACTGGTTACCTATGTATATTGGAGCAGCTCTGACACCAATAACATCATCACAAATCCTGTTCATCTCTACTAGTGACTCTTCCCTCCCTCACCGTGTACACGTGCTGTTCCATAGAACGCGCTTCTGTCCTAATCAGCTTTCATTCTGCGAGAGCCATTGTGTCACTCCTGCCTAGTGAGTACATTTTTAGAATCCTGATTCTGCCATTATACACATTTGCTATTTTCCCCTATTTTAGGTAATCCAAATGTGTGAAATGGATGCaattgtttctggttttgtttcccCAAGGATTACTTATATTTCATTCTCAATTTTTCTTAATCAGTATGTAAATGCCTGGAGCTTTTCCATCTGACTAACCTAAAACACTTCCATTGAAATTTAGGTGTCATTCTTACCTAGACAATACTTTTGAGAATTCTGGTCTTTTCCATAGATTATGAAGTATTATTTTACTCTGGAAAATTTCAAGCGCAGGTGTTACCATTCATCAttcatcctaatttttaaaaatagggttttctttatatttgatgCAATAGATTATTTGTAAGTTGCCTCGCCTCTTGGTGGCCTCATAAACAGCATTACATACTTCCAGAAAACAAACCAACTGACAAGCTTTGGGTTGGTGGGAAAGTGTGCAACAAGAACAAAGATGTGTTTGTGCCAAGATCAAAGATAAATGATATAATATCAAGTAATATTGAGATGTTTGTTCTGCCCATAACTAAGAAcaaaaatctttcctttctgaAGCTCTTTCAGATAAATGACAGTAAAATCTCCTTCAGAGGTGCTGCATGCAACCCACCCTCCAGTCTGTCCATCCGCAATGGCAAAATTACATACATGGAGCTTCTTGAaagcatagagagagagagactctggcATGCTCATGCCTCTTTCAGGCCCCTGACAGGCTGACTCAGTTATTCAAACactaagaagaaaaatgcaaCTTAGGGTAGAGCCTGGGAAACCTGATTCCATGGCTACTTGAGTACTTGCCTACATGAGTTGGAGTCATCTTGGAGGAATCACCTTTTGTGCAGTCCTGATTAAAGTTCTAGATCTCCATTCAAAATTGTGAGGAAATGACTGAGTAATAAATGTGACTCAAAAAACTGGTTATCCACTTTGAAGGAAAAAAGCCTAAGATCCATACACCTCATTCTTTATGTAAAAGCACatgtcaaaaaatttaaaactctaaatatttttaatccataaaatgaaaaagtaaataaacagaaaatatattaataaagatgACATGATGAGCATGAAATTTTCCTTGTAATCAGGATCACATTCTTAGAAATAAGCAAAACTATGTGATAATCATCAACATTAAATGATagagttgagggatccctgggtggcgcagcggtttagtgcctgcctttggcccagggtgcaatcctggagacccgggatccagtcccatgtcgggctcctggtgcatggagcctgcttctccctctgcctatgtctctgcctctctctctctctctgtgtgtgactatcataaataaataaaaaaaaattaaaaaaaattaaaaataaataaatgatagagttGATTTAGGCCCACTTGATATCCCAACAGGATTGTTTTAGGGTGACTAGCATGTTGATTCTAAAATATCCCTAGGAGATAACATCTGCAAAGCTAGCCATACATGGGGGCCACAGTGGGGGTCGTGTATGGCaggaatctgtttttaatttatttaaagatgtagaattttttaaaagatttattttttttttgagcagagagagagagaacactagcaggggggagcagcagaggaagaagcagactcctcactgagcagggagcccaatgaggagctggatcccaggaccccaagatcatgacctgagctgaaggcagatgcttaaccaacggagccacccagatgcccaagatgtagaatttttaaagtctaaagtCAGGGTAGAAATTAGCAACTATCCTAATTAAACATACTAAAAATCTAGGAAAAGTCTAGAATTGAAGAAGAAACTAAGCATATGATAAAAGTGACACTTTACCCCAAtgggaaataattcaaataagTGCTATTAGGACAACGGACTATACATTAGTACAAAGATCAAGTTAGATCAATACCTTATGCCAAACACAAAAATTTATTCCCAATAGTTTGAAGATTTAAACTctaaaaatgacagaagaaaatgtagataaCATATTCATCATTTgtgtcataaaaaaataattttccaacagtgcacaaagaacacagatgaaagggaaaaaaatttgaTTGCCAAAATAAGTAtcacacatttaaaaactttAGTGTAACAAAAGCATGATAATCAAAgttaaataataagcaaaaacatacaagaaaataCTTAAGACACATACAGAAGACAAAAATTTAATATTCTGAATACCTAAGCAACTACTATGAACTACTACAGAAggggaaaagatgaaataataagCAAGGAATATTCATAGGTAAACCAAAACAATGGAAAcgcaaatgatttttaaaaatttgaaaagctgCTCAAACTCATTAGTAATcagaaaaaatccaaaacaaacaacagaatacaGACTGAATCAAATTTTAGAGATTGATTGCAGCCCGTATCAACAGAAGCATGGAGCAATGTAAATGTTTGTAGAATGTCTTTGGGAAGACAAAATAGTATGACATTTGAGGGGTAGATGGCATCATAGTAGCTCTCAAAGTTTGActggaaaagatttaaaaatctcactTCCAAGAATCGAATCTAACAGAACCACTAGAATAGGTAAGCAACAAAGCATCCtaaaaatgatatagaaacagataaatgtacagaaatataTGTAGCgttttcataatgataaaatagaaaCAGCATCAGTAGAGGAAcaattagttaaataaattaggGACAtctctgcaaaagaatgaaacctttaaaaattaagctgTAGGTATATGTTCCAGTTTATAGAGATGGCCTTAACAAGTCAGGTCTATATGCAAGTCGTAGTACAAAATACACAGCACAATCCAAGTctgtaagtaaataaagaaataaaaaacctgtatcaaaatatatgcatacatgtatcTGTACAAATATATACGCTATTTGTAAATACTGAGGTCCATCATTAAcatatgtttttagaaaaattaaggaaCAATTGATGGAAACTGTTAATGGTGGTTACCCAGGGGGAATGTCATCATGGGGGCAAAAACACCACAAGAACAGTCATGATCACACATGGGCcacttaaacatttaaataatatttttaaataaaatgctaactCCTGACCTATTTTCCAAAGATCTttgttgtgaagataaaattACATGTGGTATTTCTCTGCAATATAGTCTCAAGTGCTATAAAATTCAgtgtactattattattcctttagCATGAATAAATCATATGTTCGaagtctcttaaaaaagaaaggaggaaacaaagaaagaaacaaagaaactgaagttGCATAAGAAGAATAGAGTGTAATCAGATCAGATGACCATCTTGATTGCTCTAATTATTGAGACAGTGTTAGCATAAGGGATTTATAAGAAGAATTAATAACTCAATAGTCATTATAAAGCTCCTTGTGTTCCACTCATACAGTATTTCCAGCCAATGAAACAATGATGGGTTACTGAACTCTGCAGAAACTCTCTTACTGTTGGTAATGAATTCTCCATTCCTTTTCACTACTTACTAAACTCCTTTAGTTAGCTTTTATTCCATGTTACACTTCATTCCCCAACTGTCACCCAAAGAAGGGCTGtccaatgactttatttttaggCTACCTCTCGGACTTCTCTAAAATTCATGCAAATTTCATGAAAACTtgtatacaaataaattattccatatatatgttaacacacacacatacacaagatAGTTGACCCTCGTCCTTGCTGCAGCCATGAAGAAACCAATATGCCTTAGTAATATGCTCTTGAAAATTGGTTTTaccaaaagcacaaaataaaacataagaaatcaATACTGAAACAGATTGCATAACTCAATGGCATGGCACCTCTTgtcatatgtgtgtataaattttgAGAATAACCATTTATCCTACTGGAATTCCTATAGACCTTCCAGTAGAGTCTTTTAACTCATTTTACATCTTAAATCTTTAATTTGGCAAGATAGAGTATTAGACAGCCAAAGGTACTGTAGCAATCATATTACAGTTCTGAAATTGTcaaaaatagtttataatttttctctttttagttatAAGAATAAGAGGCAATTTTGTGATGCAATATTCACATTCCATGACAATTATCAGAAAAATAGAATCTCAAACAGGAAATTCTCCGATAGTTACCAAAACAATTTTGTAAGTTCTAGCTTAATTAATTGATCATTTTTCCTGACACCTAATTTCCTAAAGAAGTTACTCAACAAACTTGAAAATTCCTTGATGTTTCTTTAGTGACATCctttaaattaaattgtaaagTCAAAAcagtaaagcattttttaaataataattttatcgTTCATTTTACTCATCtagtataaatacatatttcctaTACTTTGGCCTCTCAGAGAACTGACCATTTTCAAGGTTTTCATAAGTTTATAATCAATAGGGTTTCAGAGGACAAACAAGTCAATATGGATTCCCAGAGCTTCATTCTGTAGAAGTCTTTATTACATATGAAAAACCCTGATTTATCTGTACAGTTTAACCCTGAAACAGCAGAAAGTACCTGATTACCAATGAAAGGTTTTTCTTCACCCTGGATCTATGAGATAGCCAAGAAATAGCCAAAATAAGAACTCTTCCCcaagaaaagaaatttgcaaCTGGTATTTGCATTCTGGAATTGCCCTTGGGGAAGCAATTTTCTTCTTGCTCAAAGAGGGAAAGTAACACATTGTTAATCCCCCTACCAATTCAAGCACTCCCGTATTTTACTAAACTGTTAGATAATGAGTAAGTAAAGCTTAAGAGATTATCCAAATATGTCCAGATATCCAAGGAGTCAGGAATAATTGAAATATTGAAACAGATTATGATCAGCCTTCAGGGAAA from Canis lupus dingo isolate Sandy chromosome 1, ASM325472v2, whole genome shotgun sequence encodes the following:
- the LOC125755280 gene encoding uncharacterized protein LOC125755280, giving the protein MHHCAKWEKQLIFSLTCDSLINKAWLSGSVCGHPCRKRVSKVANKKQHLDTKIPRRLHMCIDVLGASTSPWRNRKVAGQRQKPNPVERARPTARSRAAARPPRCRGGTDVLGHVPWVTGTRDARCPLGLRYPSSDGAHPLGPTAKVPALRQSAQPWRELYKVCKGGLHPGILTSPPSGKKKKKNLPNNQRFLFIYSWTVPPPTPQSFPMRCSFDNYAVNVKQQKYECYIETGCGPTYKLPASSKHKDSS